The Culex pipiens pallens isolate TS chromosome 2, TS_CPP_V2, whole genome shotgun sequence DNA window AACAAATCGGACATCAGAATGCAATACTTCTTCGAGGTGCTTCCATCGGTTTTCAGCTTTCGAAGGACGCCTTCTTTGAGAATCTTCCTGCCAGGTTTAACAATTCCCAGCGATTTGTTCGTAAACGAGTTCTGAATCGTTATCAATCGCTGGGTATTTTCAAAGTCCTCCACGACGGAGTTAATATGCGAGACGGATTGCTCGACAAGCTGAATTGACTCCTGCAGTTGTTTGTATGATCCGTCCGACGGACTCGTGTACAGGAGAACCTGCTGCAGCAGTAACTTGTACCTCGGAATACGTTGAATCGGCGTAATCAACAGCGAAATCAGCTTGGTCTGAACCTCCGGACGACACTCGGCGTTCGTTACGAACCGCTTCATGGCCGCATTCTTCTGCATCAGATTCTGCAGCGTGCAAAGCGAGTTCCGATAGTCGAACGCATAAACCGAATAAAGCTTGAAGAACGGCCCCAAATTCATAAAAGCCCGCACCACGTTGTCCAGATCGTCGTCCAGCTTCTTCAGCAGCTCCTGGCTTAAATTGTAGATGGTCTCGAGCTGGCCAAAGATTTGTCCGTGCTCCCGTTCAAGAATCAACCCGTTTGACTTGAGAGGCGCCACGAAGTAATTGATCAGCAGGTCCAACTGCTTGAGGTAGCTCAGCTCGGAGGTTCGAATCTCCTGGATGGCCTGCAGCCGCAGCTGGGACCGTTTGTCCTCTTCGTTGTGCGTTGGCGTGGCCGGAGTTGGACTGCCCGGAATCGTCGGTGAGCTAAAGTTAAACTTTTTCAGGTCTACAAGGGAGAATCATTTTGACAAAActtccaaaaaataaactaaagtcATGCCACTCACTTCTAATGGACCGGGACCGGTTGTGCTGGACGTTCTGGGACTTGAGGGCGGCCATCAGCTCGCTCCTCATGTTCTCCGGCATCAGCGGCTTTAGCTGCTTCTGGGTAAGATAGTCCGGTCGGTTCTCCATTGTAgcgggtatttttttttttctcgaacacTTTACgcaacaaattaaaattgatccATTTAACACttggaataaattaaaaatctggaCTGTAACGTTCAACCGCGGAACCGCGGAGGCCAGatggtaaacaaaaataacGACGGTATCTGTCAAAAGATATCTAAATCGGCGAGCGCGCAAAATAGGGTTGGCAGTGTTGTCAGTCACAGAGAGGGGAAACTGGTACTTTTCGTCGAATTTTGTTTCGACGAATACGGATTATACGGTCACGACGGTCACCGAGTACGTTCAGTATTCAGAAATACTGCGTaaattaaaagcaaaatattgcaAGGATATAaaaattcaggatttttttttcaaatgatctatccagctttttaagcgaaaatggcgttcgaatggtgaacgcccgaaatttcaaaatcgcgcagtggtaccaacaccGACACCGACgtacactgaaaatacgccacactttttagtcaagtgcccaaacacttgaatgattcaaTAAAGCCACTTCTTAGAtctaatttgtttgtgtttgaatttcaatccaatccattatcaaattcaagtgttttagcgattgactttttggtattttttgacaccttattttcattcgggtggatcaaacttttcaagtgttttgctcatgaatttacCCCACTGTgctgaactattcaaagtgatgaggaaaacacttgaaattgatcttgttttgatttgaaatgcagtttCGTGACAGCTTCGTCAGACTTTGCTTCGTTTCTTCATTTGCGTTTTGGCGGTCCGGTGTGTTCGTTTTTCGCAGGCCCGAATGACCGCGTGAGTTCGCTGCCGCCATGTTCCTGCCCAGTAAATTGCCTGCCCGGTTTGTGGCCGCGAAGACGAGCATCGCCTCAAGGCTGGGTCCTCGGGCTCAGGATCCGTATGGCCAGCTGAAGGGCTCGGTCTCCCGGACCCGGAAAGAGGCCAACTTTGGCGATAGAGGTGGTTTTCCGGAGATTCACGAACTTGGTGAGTGGGAGAAAGATTTTTCTGTgaggttttgttttgatttgatttttggttttattgtgTGATTTGCAGGAATGATGCGAAAGAGCTGCAGAAACACCCGCCAGGCGCTGGAGAATCGGTGTCGGTAAGGACAAGAAGCGGTGAGAAGCAAGATTCGCATGCATTCCACCCAGGGGCCAAGCAATGCGTCATTCGGATGGTCAAGGCACAGTTTGATTCGATGGAACCAACCGCGGTTCCGAATCAACAAGAAGATTCCCCGGGGGCCTCCATCTCCGCAGAAAGCGGTGGTGACGAACAACCCGAACCTGACCAGGAGGACGATCCTAAGAGCAGAGACAACCGGAAGAAGAGAcaattcaacaacaacaaaaaaaacaaatttccaattttgacAAGCAAAGTTGATAGAAAATAAAAGCTGTCAAATTAATTTCATGACGCAacttcatctatttttttaaacaaaccgaAATCCTTTTCTATTCCACACAAACATGGATTGATTATAGAAGGAAAACCCATTTAAAACCAATAGATATAATGTAGTTTTTCATGTGACACAAcacatcaaattcaagtgttGTGCTGTTGGATTGACAGCATCCTAAGGTGcccaaaattcaagtgttttgcgattgattttTGAGTGCTttgtacagcagggccagatcatgtgtagaacacttcgttaagctgtgtaagttttgctcagtgaTACACTGAACAAAAATGACCCTTTTAAATCAAGTGTTCTACCCTTGATCTGACCCTGCTATACAGTGCACTTAAAAaccaatcgcaaaacacttgaattttgggCAACAAAATTAGCTGTCAATTCaatagcaaaacacttgaatttgacgTGTTGTGTCACATGAAATACTGTATTATATTTATTGGTTTTAAATGGCTTTTCTTTCTATAATCAATGCATGTTTGCATGTAATAGAAatggatttcgatttgtttttaattaaagaAGATGTTGCGCAATGAAATGTTTTGGCTTCTTTTATTTTCTATCAACCTGGCgtgtaaaaaaattgttatttttttcttcctggtcgGGATCGGTTTGTTCGCCACCACTGCTTCCTGGGATGTTTCTCAGCGTCGGCGAGTGAAGCACCGGTGCCGGCGGAGATACGCATATCATGGCCCCTGAGTTGAATGCATCCAAATCTTGCTTCTCACTAGCACCGCCTACCTGGTACGGCATCTGCAGCTCTTTCGCATCCTTCCTGTGAATCATACAAAATATGTACatccaaaaatcaaaccaaaacccaaaaaaaaaaatctctccccACTCACCAAATAGGTCCGGAAAGGAACTttatcatcaaagttggcaactgcCCGGGAGACCAAGCCCTTCCGCTGGCCATATGGAGCCCGAGCCCGAGGACACAGCCTTGTGGCGATGCTCATCTTCGCGGTCACAAACCACAAAGGCAATTTTCTGGACTGGAACATGGCGGCAGCGAACTCAAGCGGTCTGTGAAAAACGAACACACCGGACctccaaaactttaaaatgaggAAACGAAGCAAATTCCGACGAAGCTCTCGCGAAACtggatttcaaatcaaaacaagatcaatttcaagtgttttgctcatcactttgaatagttcagcacagtggggcaaattcatgagcaaaacacttgaaaagtttgagccacccaaatgaaaataaggtgtcaaaaaataccaaaaagtcaatcgccaaaacacttgaatttaataagggattggattgaaatttaaacacaaacaaattagaTCTAAGATGCGGATTAAttgaatcattcaagtgtttgggcacttggaaaaaaagggtggcgtattttcagtgtagataattgattatttaaattggtttatttttatcgtacgcgtgccagccgagcagtaatgctatgggctggacttatcagaaaatttttactgtttttacaatttagataacgcgagcaaatttcaaaaatagtacatgaatgacgctttactcttcataaaatcgatagtttgatgagttaatacctAGGGGCAGGACACAGTTAATCAATCAGTTTTACACTAATTAATTAGCGCTGATTTTCGTCAACCAGCTAATTGATTAGCGCTGATTTGACATTCCATTCCCATCGCATATTAAGTTATCTTGTCGTTGAGAAAAGTCATTTTGACAACTTGAAAATGATCTGAACCGCAGGAAAACACTAGACTAACAAAGTAATCTGTTGTGCGGTTTTATCCGGTGCAGGCAGGTTCCGGGCACAGCCGGAGCATGGATTTCGGCATGGCCTCAACCAGCAGCAAACTCTCGTTGGAGGCCTGCTAAATCCGACTTTTGTGTATGAGCGCGGTACGAAGGTGGTCAGGGTTGTCCCGGTATCGGAACCGGATTAGGCGCGCAAGacacaaataaaaatactagtTTGGAACTAAAATACGTGTATTTACTACGATAGGCGAAATGAGAATGAATATGATAAACAATAGCACTGACAGATTGCGAGCATACATTTATGCGCTGTCACGCATCACAGGGTGATAGTCTGGCCAGCACTCGTGAGCCAGCGGCGTGCGAGGGGCGAGACACCTCGCACAATTCTTCTGTCCACAACATCTCCCCTCTTAAGTCAGCTGGCGGCAGTCGAACCTGTCAAGCGATCATGCGCTGGATGAGCGCCAAGGTGAGCGAACCAGCTGCGGAGTGACGGATGACTTCGACGGACTCGCTAGGAACCGTGAAGCCGGAGAAGATGTTGATGCTGACGTGGATAGATGTTGAAGCTGCGAGGCAGGGGACGCGCACGGGGTGTTGAAGCTTGTTCCGCTGTTGAAAATGCTGGAAACGATGCGGCTGCAGCTTGGAACCGGCGATGCTGCAGAACATCCTGCTGGTTCAGTGATGCCACACGATCGGGTTCAGCGCGGTTTCGTTGTTGTGAGCGGACGTTTCCGGTAGGGCAAACTTTTTGCGTTCGCGTTGCGTTGGAAACCGATTGCACATCCTCTCTCCCTCCTCGAATTTTGTTGAAGATTTGTGTGGGAGAGCAGAACGCGGGCGTTGGAGGCGGCCAAGGCGGAAGATGATCAATGAACGTTTCGATTTTACCTTGATCTGGCCGCGGTCCACGGCTGATGATGCACAGCATGAGGGAGCCATTCGCGTTGGCTGCGACCTTGCTCGTTGAAGATGGGAACTGCTTTTGCCGACTGAGCTCCTctttggcggcaccgtatgctGCATACGACGCCGGACGGATGACGAGCTGCCCCCGAGGCTGGCCGATGACGTCGACGGAAGTGCTGTTCTTCGCTGTGGTCGACGCTGGAGCTTCGGTGACCTGGCAGCTGAACGGGTTCGCAGGCTTGGGCTGGAACCGCTGGCCGGAACTGTCCGCTCCGTCTTGCTTGGGGACATGGACGATGATTCGGCGATGGTGATCGTCGCTGGTGACGTCACTGATCGTCTCACCTGCTGATCGTGGACCGTCTTCGGAAGCTGCTGGGGCTCGCTTCGGCGATGCTGGAGCCTGGCTTACGGTCTGCTGCGAGGTGGAGATGCTGCTGGTAATGCTGCTGTGAGGTTCGCTGGACTGGCACAGGTGACAGGGCCCTTGGTCGCAGCGGGTGGACGGCATAACCTCAACTTGTTGCTGTGGCTCGGGCACAGGCTGGATGATGGGAGAAGATGGCGCGGCCGCCATCGCGCTTTGCATGGCCGAAAGCGCTTGCTGAAACTGCAGTTGCTGCTGGATCAATTGCTTCATCAGCTGCGAGAAGCGGATCATCATTTCGCCAGAGGAGAGCTGGGATGGACTTGCTGCGGCGCCGGAGTGCTGAAGAGCTGTCCCCGGCAGATGAATCGACGACGGTTTTGCTCCGAAGTGCCCCGAGCCGGCGGACAAGAATCCCCGCACTTGGCGTTGGTCGGGGGCGCCGTTGAATATTGGCTGCTGTGGAACacgacccgagcagacggaaaacgGTCCATCCATTGGCTGCTCCAGCTGGAGGTTCGCGTGGCCACCATGCGGAGAACCGGTCGATCGCAAATTGACCGAACAAGAGCCCATTTTGTTTCGCTCCTCCTCGCGTGGATTAACTGGAGTGGAACGTTTCCACTACAGCACCGGACTCGTCGCCACTTTTGTGTATGAGCGCGGTACGAAGGTGGTCAGGGTTGTCCCGGTATCGGAACCGGATTAGGCGCGCAAGacacaaataaaaatactagtTAGGAACTAAAATACGTGTATTTACTACGATAGGCGAAATGAGAACTGACAGATTGCGAGCATACATTTATGCGCTGTCACGCATCACAGGGTGATAGTCTGGCCAGCACTCGTGAGCCAGCGGCGTGCGAGGGGCGAGACACCTCGCACAATTCTTCTGTCCACAACACCGACCAATTTGGTGCTGCACAAGAAGGCGAATGTTCTGAAGATTTTGGCCAAATGAGAGCAGGAGGAGCGCGGAAAGAGGCAGCAGGCCTGCCAGTTGCGGAAGCTAGACGATGGGATCGATAAGCAGGGCACGGCCATGATGTCTAGGACGCCGCTGGAAAGGAATCGGAACGATGGATAACCCATAACCATGAAAAAGAAGATCCGGCACGGCACGGTCCAATGCTTTCGAAAGAGAAACAGATCAAGTGTGCAACAGCTACTACCGCGGCCAAACTCCCGCCTGTCTCTCTTCCGTAAGCGGGGCCCAGTCCAAGAAAGGCCTAATTGACGGGGCTATCAGGACTCCGGCTCCGAAATGGACGCCTTTTTCGACGTCGGTAGACCGACATGATTGGCATTCGCCAACACCGATGTCGGTTTGTCTTCCGCGTCCAATCATCCTTATCATCCCCAACGGCTAGTTTCAAACTCTACTGTTGCGATCTCGGCTGCGATTCTGTTCCGGTAACAACCGACATTTGCCCTCGCCCGTTAATCTAAAGGCCGGCGGATGTACCGCAGCGATGTGCTGGTGTGGTGGAGGCGACATCGTCTGCGCTGCCCGTCGTAGAAGTGAACGTGAGATCACATGACAGTGGCATGACCGCGGGCTCCACGTCCGAATGATGCTTTTTGCAGGAGaacatatttgttttttttttttttcaaattttgagttatttagTGTAACATTAAATAATTTTCCAACAAATGTCCACCCCTTAGTTGGGCTTTTGCTTCAGCAGCGTTTCATACAGCTCGTCGGCCTCCTCGCCGGTCTTGACCCACAGCAGCACCGACGTCGGCGGTGGCTTCGTCTCCAGGACCTGCACCTTCCCGTCCATCTTTTTGATGTGCAGCGTTCCGATGCCACGGTCCGAGTAGTTGCAGTTGGCTGTGACCAACAGCTACTGCACGGCTTGGAGAAGATGCTGTCCTTTTCCTTGACCGGCGTGAACTTCACCTTGAATTATTCGTCCTCGTCGTCATCGGTGGTAGCCTTTTCGTCCGGCTTACTGTCCTCGGTGGGTTTGACCACGTTGGGGAATCTGAAGCCCGTTCCGGTCGTGGAAATTTCCAGCCAAATCCGAAGCTGAATGGTTTGTCTGCCGGTGGAGTCGTTGCCTCGGCCGTGTTTGTCGTCGTCGCTGGCTTGACACTTTCAAACATGAGTCCGCTAGCGGCCGGCTTTACGGCCGTTGGCTCCTTTGTGTCCACCTTGCTGATCTTGAAGATCGGCGTCAGCTTGCACACCGAATTCTCCTTGACCTTCTCCGAAATTCAAGCGGCCACGACCAAGTTAAGCGTCTTCACGTTGGCCTCATACTCCTTATCCCCGGTGTGCTTGCCGGCGGAACCTGCTGTGTCCTCCTTCTGCGGGCTTCCAACCCGGGAAAAGACCTGCTTGCTCGGGTCGGTCGTGGCAAAGATGCTGGTTCTCCGCGCGGACGTCTTGGCCGCCGTCCCATTCGTAGGTCACTGTGAAGCGAAAACGGACTGGTTCCTCCCTCAGCAGGTTTCAACGCTGGTGTCTACGTCACCCCGGCGAATCCCTTGATTGCACTTAAACACCGACGACGATACACCGCTGCCCGCGGAATCTACCGGAATGATGCGTTTTTTCGGCTCATCCTCGGACGTCTGGACAAATCAGCCCACCTCCTCCTCATCGTTTCAGTTGCCGTGGTTCAGGTCGGACTGTGCACCGCGTTTGGCCATCTTGCCTAGAGagttttgcttcgatatttgaGTTAGGATGGCTACGAGGCTCTCGACAACTACGCTAATGCCATGCTGGCGGGGCAAGTATCCTCTGACATCTCGAAGTCATGACTGCGGTcagccggaagaagaccacacGGAGACTTTGTTCCGAACCAGGTTGGTCACTTCGATTTCCAAACGTTTTCTTTacgattgttttgttttgatgttttgacgTGTATCCGTCAGCCCAAGATAACATTTGAAGGGTAGGAATACGCTAATTGATTAGCGATAATCCTAATCAACTAGTTGTAAATTCTAATTAACTAaacgattatttttaattaattaggCCATGTGTCTCACCCCTcggttaatactaaaactgaaagttggaatatttttttacgatcatttacgacgaaaattatcgcgaaaaaaccagactgtgcgtcccaagaagcactgtacttatgaaggcattatttaattattatgaccaatcaccccatgcacacaaacagcgacacaaaagagacaaaaattatcgcgagaaaacaggactgcgcgtccccagaagcacttcacttatgaaggcattatttaattattatgaccaatcaccccatgcacacaaacagcgacacaaaagagacgaaaattatcgcgagaaaacaggactgcgcgtccccagaagcacttcacttatgaaggcattatttaattattatgaccaatcaccccatgcacacaaacagcgacacaaaagagacgaaaattatcgcgagaaaacaggactgcgcgtccccagaagcacttcacttatgaaggcattatttaattattatgaccaatcaccccatgcacacaaacagcgacacaaaagagacgaaaattatcgcgagaaaacaggactgcacgtccccagaagcacttcacttatgaaggcattatttaattattatgaccaatcaccccatgcacacaaacagcgacacaaaagagacgaaaattatcgcgagaaaacaggactgcgcgtccccagaagcacttcacttatgaaggcattatttaattattatgaccaatcaccccatgcacacaaacagcgacacaaaagagatgaaaattatcgcgagaaaacaggactgcgcgtccccagaagcacttcacttatgaaggcattattgaattattatgaccaatcaccccatgcacacaaacagcgacacaaaagagacgaaaattatcgcgagaaaacaggactgcgcgtccccagaagcacttcacttatgaaggcattatttaattattatgaccaatcaccccatgcacacaaacagcgactcaaaagagacgaaaattatcgcgagaaaacaggactgcgcgtccccagaagcacttcacttatgaaggcattatttaattattatgaccaatcaccccatgcacacaaacagcgacacaaaagagacgaaaattatcgcgagaaaacaggactgcgcgtccccagaagcacttcacttatgaaggcattatttaattattatgaccaatcacccaatgcacacaaacagcgacacaaaagagacgaaaattatcgcgagaaaacaggactgcgcgtccccagaagcacttcacttatgaaggcattattgaattattatgaccaatcaccccatgcacacaaacagcgacacaaaagagatgaaaattatcgcgagaaaacaggactgcgcgtccccagaagcacttcacttatgaaggcattattgaattattatgaccaatcaccccatgcacacaaacagcgacacaaaagagacgaaaattatcgcgagaaaacaggactgcgcgtccccagaagcacttcacttatgaaggcattatttaattattatgaccaatcaccccatgcacacaaacagcgacacaaaagagacgaaaattatcgcgagaaaacaggactgcgcgtccccagaagcacttcacttatgaaggcattatttaattattatgaccaatcaccccatgcacacaaacagcgacacaaaagagacgaaaattatcgcgagaaaacaggactgcgcgtccccagaagcacttcacttatgaaggcattatttaattattatgaccaatcaccccatgcacacaaacagcgactcaaaagagacgaaaattatcgcgagaaaacaggactgcgcgtccccagaagcacttcacttatgaaggcattatttaattattatgaccaatcaccccatgcacacaaacagcgacacaaaagagacgaaaattatcgcgagaaaacaggactgcgcgtccccagaagcacttcacttatgaaggcattatttaattattatgaccaatcaccccatgcacacaaacagcgacacaaaagagacgaaaattatcgcgagaaaacaggactgcgcgtccccagaagcacttcacttatgaaggcattatttaattattatgaccaatcaccccatgcacacaaacagcgacacaaaagagatgaaaattatcgcgagaaaacaggactgcgcgtccccagaagcacttcacttatgaaggcattattgaattattatgaccaatcaccccatgcacacaaacagcgacacaaaagagacgaaaattatcgcgagaaaacaggactgcgcgtccccagaagcacttcacttatgaaggcattatttaattattatgaccaatcaccccatgcacacaaacagcgactcaaaagagacgaaaattatcgcgagaaaacaggactgcgcgtccccagaagcacttcacttatgaaggcattatttaattattatgaccaatcaccccatgcacacaaacagcgacacaaaagagacgaaaattatcgcgagaaaacaggactgcgcgtccccagaagcacttcacttatgaaggcattatttaattattatgaccaatcaccccatgcacacaaacagcgacacaaaagagacgaaaattatcgcgagaaaacaggactgcgcgtccccagaagcacttcacttatgaaggcattatttaattattatgaccaatcaccccatgcacacaaacagcgacacaaaagagatgaaaattatcgcgagaaaacaggattgcgcgtccccagaagcacttcacttatgaaggcattatttaattattatgaccaatcacccaatgcacacaaacagcgacacaaaagagacgaaaattatcgcgaaaaaaccggactgtgcgtcccaagaagcactgcacttatcaaattaaaataatctgACACTAGAATTCTagtaaaagataaataaaattagACTCAAAATATTTATGAGTCTCCTACGTTTGGCGAAGATTCGGAAGAAGAGCGACcattttcccgggaaacgggaaattttcagccaatttcccgggaaatcccgggaaattcttaagttttttaaaatagttctgatcttggttctgattaatattttgccataaaattgtataggacCGCGATTTAAttggttaaaataagtgttaAGATCAATAAACAGCGCCATAACATAGtctttttctaaattctaaaattctaaaattctaaaattctaaaattctaaaattctaaaattctaaaattctaaaattctaaaattctaaaattctaaaattctaaaattctaaaattctaaaattctaaaattctaaaattctaaaattctaaaattctaaaattctaaaattctaaaattctaaaattctaaaattctaaaattctaaaattctaaaattctaaaattctaaaattctaaaattctaaaattctaaaattctaaaattctaaaattctaaaattctaaaattctaaaattttaaaattctaaaattctaaaattctaaaattctaaaattctaaaattctaaaattctaaaattctaaaattctaaaattctaaaattctaaaattctaaaattctaaaattctaaaattctaaaattctaaaattctaaaattctaaaattttaaaattctaaaattctaaaattctaaaattctaaaattctaaaattctaaaattctaaaattctaaaattctaaaattctcaaattctccaattgggtcctaaaatgaagcttagattgctgatattattgtttacaacgataaagcttatttttctgagtacaatgaccaaaattgaaaaaaaatcacttcgagtGAATAACGATTGCCTGAAGAAAGGCCCTCTGAGTATGCTTTGATCGTTTCTTTCCCGACTGACACTTGATCGCTGGCTGTGGCATAgacgaataaaaatttgaatgattgggtTTAGTCGTCA harbors:
- the LOC120415826 gene encoding uncharacterized protein LOC120415826, encoding MASGRAWSPGQLPTLMIKFLSGPIWKDAKELQMPYQVGGASEKQDLDAFNSGAMICVSPPAPVLHSPTLRNIPGSSGGEQTDPDQEEKNNNFFTRQVDRK
- the LOC120415852 gene encoding putative protein tag-52 — encoded protein: MENRPDYLTQKQLKPLMPENMRSELMAALKSQNVQHNRSRSIRNLKKFNFSSPTIPGSPTPATPTHNEEDKRSQLRLQAIQEIRTSELSYLKQLDLLINYFVAPLKSNGLILEREHGQIFGQLETIYNLSQELLKKLDDDLDNVVRAFMNLGPFFKLYSVYAFDYRNSLCTLQNLMQKNAAMKRFVTNAECRPEVQTKLISLLITPIQRIPRYKLLLQQVLLYTSPSDGSYKQLQESIQLVEQSVSHINSVVEDFENTQRLITIQNSFTNKSLGIVKPGRKILKEGVLRKLKTDGSTSKKYCILMSDLFIYCRMLKDQNHLFTENGLDCCCIFPLKKCKVLEMFSGNFKISCSGDGTIFSSDNPEESRSWYQTVRDAIELHVQCRKTLRKLSSNRKPMRKKHIQRLDPEDDYLWLLRRKTASPQKSPKAHRPGSSLWPFRQLNCLKANRSFQDESMVTVTSPLRRPESLLNQRAVEAAAAASPQSNEPYQRRIDVAAPGSSGAPQGTGRKQVHFQLPASYYKRY